Proteins encoded together in one Nostoc sp. PCC 7524 window:
- a CDS encoding DUF5895 domain-containing protein, which produces MKASAKFDFEDEKFNAPPSQVIPWCQMINPRYGADGLQSYGLAIKLDNAQSVGFQPDDSWQQVEHEFSSGVETVFMTTTPRIVIVRRGPLSVKDRETGIKLGTLKDNYDAFLADKLKFKTFTRYLIFLVDKNKKFLHDYPLQLTLNGAAGASFSKTYCEFQQGKIVSGFVAELERAYALFRKQPITPKGPLFHAHGIFCPIIECEERGIEPNTVLVASTVDYEHPTVGTLTNYLIASDSPESTIICKAFEEYKEFGKEPVRTETPKMAVAGVASSYIYPDEDDFGYPPY; this is translated from the coding sequence ATGAAAGCATCTGCTAAGTTCGACTTTGAAGATGAGAAATTTAATGCACCGCCATCTCAAGTCATCCCCTGGTGTCAGATGATTAATCCTCGGTATGGCGCAGATGGTCTTCAGTCCTACGGTTTAGCGATTAAGCTGGATAATGCCCAATCTGTCGGTTTTCAGCCTGATGATAGTTGGCAGCAAGTAGAACATGAATTTAGTTCCGGCGTGGAAACAGTTTTTATGACTACTACTCCCCGGATAGTCATAGTACGTCGGGGGCCTTTGTCTGTTAAAGACCGAGAAACTGGGATAAAATTGGGGACACTCAAAGATAATTATGATGCGTTTTTAGCAGATAAATTAAAGTTTAAAACCTTTACTCGTTACCTGATTTTCTTAGTAGATAAAAATAAAAAGTTTTTACATGATTATCCACTGCAATTAACTCTCAATGGTGCAGCCGGAGCGAGTTTTAGCAAGACTTATTGTGAATTTCAGCAGGGTAAAATCGTTAGTGGTTTTGTGGCAGAACTGGAAAGAGCTTATGCTTTATTCCGCAAACAGCCAATTACACCAAAAGGCCCCTTATTTCATGCTCATGGCATCTTCTGCCCGATTATTGAGTGTGAGGAAAGAGGGATTGAACCAAATACGGTTTTGGTGGCTTCCACTGTAGATTATGAACATCCCACAGTGGGAACTTTAACTAATTACTTGATTGCTTCCGATTCGCCCGAATCGACAATTATCTGTAAGGCGTTTGAAGAGTACAAAGAATTTGGTAAGGAACCTGTGAGAACAGAAACGCCAAAAATGGCAGTGGCTGGGGTTGCTAGTTCTTATATCTATCCGGATGAAGATGATTTTGGTTATCCTCCGTATTAG
- a CDS encoding FitA-like ribbon-helix-helix domain-containing protein produces the protein MNSITIFNLDENIKKILQQQAEKNGRSVEAEIKEILRLALTENQQTPPNIVTMLEKRFAHLGEFEIPESKREAIRPIPNFES, from the coding sequence ATGAACAGTATCACTATTTTTAACCTAGATGAAAACATCAAAAAGATTCTGCAACAACAAGCAGAAAAAAATGGTCGTTCTGTAGAAGCAGAAATCAAAGAAATTTTGCGTCTTGCTTTAACAGAAAATCAACAAACCCCCCCCAACATTGTTACCATGCTAGAAAAACGCTTTGCCCACTTGGGAGAATTTGAAATACCAGAAAGCAAACGAGAAGCTATACGCCCTATACCTAATTTTGAATCATGA
- a CDS encoding type II toxin-antitoxin system VapC family toxin: protein MIVLDTNVLSELMKPQGSIVVRHWAAQQPVKHLFTTTITQAEILYGITILPEGKRKYELYQAATLMFTEDFLGRILPFDESAAIAFANISAQRRLSGTPISQADAQIAAICYSHNAAIATRNVSDFIGCEIFIINPWENKSS from the coding sequence ATGATTGTTCTTGATACTAATGTATTGTCAGAACTAATGAAACCCCAAGGGTCTATAGTAGTTCGTCATTGGGCAGCCCAGCAGCCTGTAAAACATTTGTTTACTACAACAATTACACAGGCTGAAATCCTCTATGGCATAACTATTTTACCAGAAGGAAAACGTAAATATGAACTCTACCAAGCCGCTACTTTAATGTTTACTGAAGACTTTTTAGGACGTATTTTACCATTTGATGAATCTGCTGCTATAGCTTTTGCTAATATTTCTGCCCAAAGACGGCTCAGTGGTACTCCTATCTCTCAAGCTGATGCTCAAATTGCCGCTATTTGTTACTCTCATAATGCAGCCATAGCAACTCGTAATGTTAGTGATTTTATAGGCTGTGAAATCTTTATTATTAATCCTTGGGAAAATAAATCTTCGTAA
- a CDS encoding phytanoyl-CoA dioxygenase family protein, with the protein MNTMTEFERYLFDLQGFLIIENALSSDHIQALNLVLDQQIALHNQPERSFFRFDGLLPWGEAFQALIDHPRITPYLKELIGEQFRLDHDYVHVIRQGIGPIGSQLHGGGTPYDPCQYYLFKNGNMYNGLTAVAYELNDVHPGEGGFACIPGSHKSNLPLPEEWRNLEFPCSCVQAVTVKAGSAIIFTEALTHGTLPWRGVSDRRTLFYKYSPHPSAWARNPYHADDYPNLTPSQRQMLKKPGVYP; encoded by the coding sequence ATGAATACCATGACAGAATTTGAACGCTATTTGTTTGACTTACAGGGATTCTTGATTATTGAGAATGCCTTGAGCAGCGACCATATTCAAGCTCTGAATTTAGTGTTAGATCAACAGATTGCCCTTCACAATCAGCCAGAACGGTCATTTTTCCGCTTTGATGGGTTGCTACCTTGGGGTGAAGCTTTCCAAGCACTGATTGATCATCCTCGAATTACGCCTTATTTAAAAGAGTTAATAGGGGAGCAGTTTCGTTTAGATCATGATTATGTTCATGTCATCCGCCAAGGTATCGGCCCCATCGGTTCGCAATTGCATGGTGGCGGAACTCCCTATGATCCTTGCCAGTATTACCTATTTAAAAATGGCAATATGTACAATGGCTTAACGGCTGTCGCTTACGAGTTGAATGATGTTCATCCTGGTGAGGGAGGATTCGCTTGTATTCCCGGTAGTCATAAAAGTAATTTGCCTTTACCAGAGGAATGGCGCAATTTAGAGTTTCCTTGTAGTTGCGTTCAGGCTGTGACTGTTAAAGCTGGTAGCGCGATTATCTTTACTGAAGCTTTAACTCATGGTACTTTGCCTTGGCGGGGAGTGAGCGATCGCCGGACTTTATTTTACAAATATTCCCCCCATCCATCTGCATGGGCGAGAAACCCATATCATGCGGATGATTACCCCAACCTCACGCCATCCCAAAGACAAATGCTCAAAAAACCAGGAGTTTACCCTTAA